The genomic segment AGCCGGTAGACGCAATGGCGAGAGCAGATCATCGAGCTGGCTGAGAGGACGCCCGGAGATGACCGCCAAGGGAATCTCGCTTAGATGCAGGTGCTCCAGGGCAACCAGCGAGCGAGGTGGAATCGTCACGAGTTCCGGACGAGGCTGTATTTCTGCCAGCGTGCCGTCGACGTCGAAAAAGAAAGCGCAGCGCCGGACCTCTAGCCCGGGTCGGTCATTTGGTTTGTTCATGCTCCCTGAGACTCCGGATCGTCGATGGTGGTTCGCGCTTTTTGTGTCGCCACAAGCGCTTAGGCACTAACAAACCGCTCTTGCAGCTTGGTTCATAAACCCCGAACCGGCCAGCGGCCAGCCTGAATCTTCGCACCGACGCCGGGTCACAACCTGCAAGACCGCAGCTCACGCAGGAGGTTGTCATGAACGATCAAAAGCCCTACACGCCCAAGGAAATAGACGATACCGAGGACCGCATGGGTTCGATGGAGCAGCTCGATTTCGACCAGCATCGCGACGATCGCAAGGGCCGTATCGGTGACGAGGTGCCGGCCGATGAAGTCGAAGACGAGTTCCCCCCGGAACGGGTTGCCGAAGCCGGCATGACTGCGGGTGAAGTGCCGGATGGCGGCACGACCATGGACGACATGGCACCGGAAACGCTGATTCGCGAAGACGGTTCACGCTCGCCAAACGAGCGCGGCCATGGCGGCCCAGCCGATCAGGACTTGAGCGAAGTCTCCGAACATCGCATCGGTGCCGATGTAGATCTCGACGAGGCGGAGGAGGCTCGATATGCCCCCCTGGATGGCAAGCCATGGGACGGACCGGCGAAAGGCGACCCGGATACCGGACTCGGTGGCGGCGATGCCGTACTGCACGAAAACGATGGCCTGATGGACGACAACGAACTCGAAGGAGACGCGCCGCTGGACTCCGGGCGGGACAAGGCGCCGGGGCGATAAGCCTTTGCCGCGTCGTACGGGTCCGTGCGACGGACGGATCAACTGGCGGCCACCAAGCCCAACTGTTCGGAGTTGGGCTTGGCGTGATGTGTCGTTGACTGATCAATTCAATCGAACAATGTACAGGCCATCACCAGCGCATCTTCGCGCCCGTCAGCGGAAGGGTAATAGGCACGGCGCCGTCCTACTTCGTTGAAGCCGTAGCGCTCGTATAGCCGATAGGCCGAGGTATTGCTGGCTCTGACTTCGAGGAAGCATTCACGCCCGCCCCGCTCGGCGGCTCTTTGCATCAGATGCTCGAGCAGCCGCAAGCCCAGGCCGCGGCCCTGGCTCTGCGGTTTGACCGTAATATTGAGCAGGTGCGCTTCGTCGATGATGACATTGATCACGCCATGGCCGACCTGCTGCTCGCCTTCGAACATGATCCAACATTCATAAGCGCTCAACGCGTCGGTGAAGATCCCGCGAGTCCAAGGGTGGCTGAAGGCGGCGTATTCGATTTTCAGGACTGTTTCGATATCCGCCGCCGTCATGGGGCGAAAACTGACTGCATCACTCATGAAGCACTGCTCATAAACCGGTAACCCAACGCGGCATGCTACGCCGCATCGCCTTCCACAACTCGGCCTTGCTGCCGGGCTGCTCCATCAACTGCTCGAGTCCGGGCATGGCCAGGGCGTGACCGATGCCTTCGATATGCAACTCGCGATAGCAGGCGTCTGCCTCGACCTCACCGGCAAAGCGCAGCGCAGGCAAACCCACCAACCAAAGGCAGGCACAGCCCATTCCTTCCAGTTCAGCAGCCACTACGCCTTGCACGTAATCACGTGCGGCTTCGGCGCCCTGTTCGAGGCTGCCGCGGTGCAGGAGTGGCCAGCGGATCGGCTCGCCGTCCCCAACCTGTTGGGGCTTGTCCGGCAGCCTAGCGGCGCGAAGCATATCCTTGAGTAGCAGATAGGCGGGATCACGGCTCTGAAATGACTCGCCAGTGGGCAACTCCACCAGCAGCAGGCAATTGCCCGCGCGCAGCAATTGCAGGGCGAAACGTGGCGGCGGTACAGCAGTCTTTTGCTCGGCGGCCGCAGGCTCGGCGTCAGGGGATTTCACGTCCGGCTTTTTCGAGTCGGGCATGGCAATGCGGGGCATGGCCGCACGCACCGCATCTGCCGCCGGGCTCGCGGTGACTTTTGTGGCTGTCATCGGCGCAGGCGCCGACGGGGCGGGCTGCGCAACTGGCCGCTCGAGTTCGAGAACCGGCGCAGGCTCGAATTCGGGCTCGTCGAATTGCAGCAACTCCGGGCGCGACGGCGCGGCAAAGGGTAGTTCGGCCCGTGGTAGCCAAGTGGTGATCTGCATGGCGTCGAGAAAGGCCCGACGCCGACTTTCAGTAATCAAACCCCGGCCACCTGCGGATGCGCTTTAGCGCCGACCTGCATCAGGTTCAGCGCGTTCAGATAGGCCTTGGCTGACGCCACGACGATATCGGTATCGGCGCCATTGCCATTGACGATGCGCCCCCCTTTCTCCAACCGCACCGTGACCTCGCCTTGCGAGTCGGTGCCCTTGGTGATGGCATTGACGGAGTACAGCTGCAGCGTGGCGCCAGAGTTAGCCACGGACTCGATGGCTTTGAACGTCGCATCAACCGGCCCCGAGCCCTGCCCTGAGGCAACTTGCTCATTGCCGTCCACGTTCAACACGAGCTTGGCGTCCGGCACCTCGCCGGTCTTGCTCGCCACTTCCAGCGTCACCAGCTTGAAATGTTCCTGCATATCCTCGGCGAGCGTGTCGGAGACGAGCGCCTGCAGATCCTCGTCGAATATCTCGTGCTTCTTGTCCGCCAACTCCTTGAAGCGCGCAAACGCAGCATTCAGCTCGCCTTCACCCTGCAGGACAATGCCCAGTTCGTCGAGTCGCGAACGGAATGCAGCACGCCCTGAATGCTTGCCCATGACCATCCGGTTGGCATTCCAGCCCACCGATTGCGCAGACATGATCTCGTAGGTCTCGCGATGCTTGAGCACGCCATCCTGGTGGATGCCCGACTCGTGCGCGAAGGCGTTGGCGCCGACGATGGCCTTGTTCGGCTGCACCGGAAAGCCAGTGATGCCGGAGACCAGGCGTGAGGCGCTGAGAATGTGTTCGGTCTCGATGCGGGTATGTACATCGAGCAGATCCTGACGGGTCTTGATGGCCATGACGATTTCTTCCAGCGCGGCGTTACCGGCGCGTTCGCCCAGGCCGTTGATGGTGCACTCGACCTGCCGAGCGCCGGCGACGACCGCGGCCAGCGAGTTGGCGACGGCCAGCCCCAGATCGTTGTGGCAGTGCACCGAAAACACCGCCTTGTCGGCGTTGGGAATGCGCTCGAGCAGCGTGCCGATCATGGCACCATATTGATGCGGGATGGCGTAGCCGACGGTATCGGGAATGTTGATCGTGCGCGCGCCGGCGTCGATGGCCGCTTCGATGATGCGGCAGAGAAAGTCGATCTCGGAGCGGCCTGCATCCTCGCAGGAGAATTCCACATCGGCGCATAGATTGCGCGCCTTGGTCACTGCACGCACAGCCTGCTCGATGACCTGATCCGGCTGCATACGCAGCTTGTATTGCATGTGGATCGGGCTGGTGGCAATGAAGGTATGGATGCGCCCGGAGTTGGCACCGGCCAGCGCTTCGGCGGCACGCTCGATATCAGCATCGACTGCGCGGGCCAGGCTGCATACGGTGCTGTCCTTGATATGGTCGGCCACCGCTTTGACGGCGGCGAAATCACCTGGACTGGCGATGGCGAAGCCGGCTTCGATTACGTCCACCTTCAGCCGCTCAAGAGCCTTGGCGATGCGCAGCTTTTCTTCACCGGTCATGGAGGCGCCAGGGCTCTGTTCGCCGTCTCGCAGGGTGGTGTCGAAGATAATGACGCGGTCGTTGCTGCTCATATCGAATTCCTCTTGGCCAGCCGTGCGGACTCAGGTGGCGCCTCAAGTGTGAATTGTGGCCGGAAACCAGCAAAGCGGGAAGGCCGAGCGCCTCATTGTGCTTATCCAGCGATCGGTTTGGGCTGATTTGCATCGAGGTCAGGCAGTACAATTGCCGACTATTTTTGCAGCCGACAGAACCGATTCAGATGATCGAACCCAAGCGCGTACTGCGTGCCCTCGCCGAACACTGGACGTTACTCGAGCCGCTGTGCGAACGCTTCGATGCCGGCACGCTGAGCCTGATCGAGCTTCGTCATCAGCTTGCCGCGCAACTGCCGGAAGGGACACCCACCGACATCACCGCCCTGCTCGATCAGTGGATTCGTTTGGACATCCTTGTCCCGGTGGCTAAAAGCCCGAATCGCTTCGAGCTGAACGCGCAGATCCATGACTTTCTCGCCTACCTGCGGCGCGAACATCGACTCGGTCTGTGCCTGGAGATCGAAGCCTACCTGCGCCACTTGGAACGGTTGGCGGGCCACATCCAGGACGCCTTCGAAATCCGTGACGGTCAGGACCTCGCCCGCCAGCTTCGCCTGCTGGACATGCGCGTGCGCGACGTATTGAAGAAACTCGCTAACGACGAGCAGGCACTGATCGGCGTGGCCGACCGGGCCAAGACCAGCGACCGTCAGATTCCGCTGCGGCAGCGTTATGCGGAAGTTCTGGCGACCTGGGATGAATACGTCGAACCGATGATCCAGCTGGTCGCTGCCGATGGTGCATTCGAGCAGGGCGTGTATCGCGTCGAACAGGTTTTGATGAAGCTGCTTGGTGAGCAGCAACGGCTGGGACAGCTGGTCGACGACGACCTGCTGTTGCGCACCCATGCGCGCATTCTCGAAATGCAAAGCACCGCTCAGCTGACCCTGCGCCACGCGCGGGAGCTGTTGCTGCCGCTGCGCGAAGAGGCACGCCGGCACAATGCGGTGACCCGTGGCGCCGCGCTTGCCCTGTCAGCCATTCGCAAGAAGGGACTCGATGCGGTGCCGCAGGCCTCGCTGCCGCTGTTCACCCGCCCGCAGAGCACTTTTCTCGGCACGGCCAGCCAGGTCGAAGCCTATGTCTACGCCTTGGCCCGCTTCGAACCGAAGCCTGCACAATTCCCCCGAGGCGCAAGCAAGCGCAAGACCGATGCACCGCGCTCACCGCTGACGGCGCGTGAAATGTTAGACCGCTGTGAACAGGCGTTGCCGCTGCCCGACCTGATGCAGTGGTTGCTCGAACAAGAGCCGGAAGGCGCGACCGATGAGCTGCTCTACTGGTTTTCTCGCCTCTCCCGCGACGCCCGTTTCCAGCGTGACCGTCTGGAACGCCGCGAGTACCTGACGCGCGAGCATCAGGTCAGTCTCAGCTCGTTTGCCCTACTGGCGCCGCAAGATGGCTGAACGAATCGACCGGCAATTGGGTGGTCCGGTGGGAAATGCTTCGCAGTTTTCCTTCCTACGTCCAATACCTCGCGGCCCCTTACGTAGGGTGGACAACGCGCAGCTTGTCCACCATCACTTCGGCGATATCAGAGCAACCTGAATGAACATCGATCTGAAAGAAATGACCCAGCTGGCGCCGATATTCCGCGAGCTGTTCAAGGGCTATCACCTGTCTCGCAGCGAGCCGGAGTGCTACTCCCAACTATCGAATATGCAGGACCCGTACCGTGCGCTGTTCAAGGCGCTTGGCTATGAACTGGTCTGCGACCCGCGTGGCTTTTACTACTTCGTCCCCGAGCAGATGGGCGCGCAGGTCAACAAGACGGCCCAGCGGCTGGCGTTGTTCACTTTCATTCTGGTCGAGCATCTCGCCGATCAGGGCCGCGATCCGCTCGCGGTGCTTGACGGGGGCACCCTGGGCCGTGATGAACTCCCGGCGCTATTAGACAAATACCGCGACCTGCTCCTGCAGGCCGAGGTGACCACCCAGGACGAGCTGGAAGAGAAGATTATCCGCCGCCTGACTCAGCTGGGTTTTGCCGAAGACAGCAACGGCATCTACCGTTTCCTGCCGCCCATGCATCGCTTCCTTGACGTTTGCTTGTCCGTGCAGCAAGACCGCGATCTGGCAGCAAGCCTGCACAGCACTGACCTCTCGCTGCCAGCGCCGCAGCTGATCGCCGATGAGGAAGAGGACGAGATCATCATTCTGGACCACCCAGAGGATGAATCCGAAGAAGAAGCGCTGGCGCGTGCCATCGCAGCAGAAAAGGAGCTTGAGGCATGAGCCAGGAACGCTACGGTATCCGCCGCTTCGCCCTATTGAACACCGCGGGTTACAGCCTCGGCATCTTCCCGCTGGAAACGCCGTTGTCTGTCTACGGCGCGAACAACCTGGGCAAGTCCGCGTCGATCAATGCGCTGCAGTTTCCGATTCTGGCGCGTATGTCGGACATGAGTTTCGGCAAGTACAGCCTGGAGCAGTCGCGAAAGTTTTACTTCGCCAGTGACACCAGCTACATCCTCGTCGAAGTCGCCCTCCCTCATGGCCCTCATGTGATTGGTGTATCCGGTCGTGGGCCGGGTGGCGGGTTCGGTCACCAGTTCTTTGTCTACCAGGGCTCACTGGATCTCGATCACTACCAGCAGAACGGCACATGCCTGCGCCAACGCGAACTGTTCGCCAACCTCGAGCGCGCCGGTATCAAGGCCTACGAGGCAAAGCCGGACGAACTGCGGCGGCTACTGGTCGGCGGCCATACCGCAATCCCACTGGACATGACACTGATCCCGTTGCGTTCGACCAGCGAGCAGAGCCTCAAGACCTTCCGCGCACTGTTCATCAACCTGCTGCACATGCGCGAGATCACCGCTGCCAAGCTCAAACAGCTGTTTCTCGACGCGTTCGAACACAGCCTTCGCTCGGGCAGCGTCGACTACATTGCTGCAACTGAGGAAGCGTTCCGCGACGTGCGCCGCATGGAGCAGGACTATCAAGCCCTGGTTGCTGCCGGCCCGCTGGTCGAAGCCCTTGCCGCCGGCGTTGCCCAACGCGAACTGCTACGGGGCAAGCTGCATCGGTTGTCCCCATTACTCGACTCGCTGCTCGGCAGTTGGCAGGACTACGCCGGCGCACGCAAGGAAGAGCTGGTCATCCAGGCCGAACACTATCGTCGCGAGCAAGATGGCCTGCAGAACGAACAGCGTGGCGGCACCGCCGAACTGATGCGTCTGGAGCGTGAAATCAGCGAAATCCAGCGCTGGCTGGGCGAGCTTGCCGTACTGAAGAATCGCTTCGCGCTGGTCGATGATGCCCACGTGCTGGAGCAGCAGCTGCTCGCCGCCAAAGACGCCCATGACGAACTGGCGGGCGCGCTGTCGCAATCGCGACAGTTCTCCAGTGAGGACTTGGACGAGCGCCTGCGCGACCTGGAGAAGCGTCTCAAGTCGGTCCGCCAACAGCTGGACCATGCGGACAACAACAGTTATTCCCGTCTACGCGAAGAATTTTCACAGCCTGACGTTGATCGCCTGATGCGATTATTTAACGGCCAGCTGTTCAGCCTGCCCTTGAGCGAAAAAGGCATTACCGTGGATGACGCCGATAGCTGGGTCAAATCGCTTGAAGCGGTACTCGACGGCTTTAAGGGGGAGCGCTTCGAAGCCCCCGGGCTGTCCATCGACCTGTCCCATATCGAACCACCAGCCCTGCAGGCACTGGCTGATCGCGCCGCCCTGCGCGACCAGAAAGATCGACTGGAGCGTGAGCTCAAGCAGTTGAAGGCACAGCATTCCGTGGCGATTGACCGAGCCGCGAGCAAAGCACAGGCCGAACATCTCTATCAGCAAGTACTGGACGCCCAAAAAGCGCTAGAGGATTTCCGCCGCTGCCAGACGCTCTCAGCCGAAGAGGAGAACAAGCTTGAGCAACTGGCCCAAGCCGAAGCGGCGCAGGACGAACTCAAGCGGACCAGCGACGCCTTCACCGAGCGAGTGCAACACCTCTCGGCGAAACTGCAACTGGTCGGGCGTCAGCTGGCCGATCTCGAAGCCAAGGAACGCACGCTGGAGGACGCCCTACGTCGCCGCCAGCTGCTTCCAGCAGATCTGCCATTCGGCACGCCTTTCATGGACCCGGTGGACGACTCGCTGGACAACCTCCAACCATTGCTCAATGACTATCAGGACAGCTGGCAAGCATTGCAGCGCGTCGATGGGCAAATCGAAGCGCTGTACGCGCAGGTGCGCCTAAAAGGCGTCGCCAAGTTTGATAGCGAAGAAGATCCGGAGCGCCGCTTGCAGCTACTGGTGAACGCCTACGCGCATCGCCAGGACGAAGCCTTGACCCTCGCCAAGGCACGTCGCGCGGCGGTAACCGACATCGCCCGGACACTGCGCAATATCCGCAGCGATTACGACAGCCTCGAGCATCAGCTAGCGCTCTTCAATCGCGAGATCAACAAACGCCAGGTTTCGAACCTCGAAAGCTTCCGTATCGTCCTGGCACCAAATAAGGACGCGCTCAAGCACATCGATCAGATCATTCACAGCGCCGGGCAGTACGAACAAGGCGAGACGTTGTCGGTGTTCGACCTTCAGCAAAACAGCGAGCAGGACAGCAAGAACGAGGAAGCCAAGGAATACCTGGCGCGCCTAGTTGCGGCTAACAATAACCAGTTGGGCCTGAGAGACTTGTTCGAGCTGGCTTTTGAAATTACCAAGGTCGGCAGCCAGCCAGTGATCCATACCGACATCGACGGGGCGGCGTCCAACGGCACCACGATGACCATCAAGGCGCTGACCAATATGTACCTGTTGCTGCATCTGATGGACCGCGAGCAGGCCGGTCGCATTCGTCTGCCTTACTACTTGGACGAAGCCGCAGACATTGATGAGCGCAACCAGCAGGCTCTGATCGAAACCAGCCTGCAATTGGGCTTTGTGCCGATCCTCGCCTCGGTAAAGCCGCAGGTCTCGGCACATGTAGCGATTGATCTGGAAGGTGGCAGCAGCCCGAGCGGAATCTATATTGACGAAGCGGACTGGAAGTTCATCAAGCGTCGCGAACAGGCCGAGCCATCGAACGTCGCAGGCGATCAAAGGCGTGTGGAAGACGCCGAACTGGTCAGCTGACCATCGCCGTTGAGAGCGGACCAGTCTACCGGTGGCGTGGGCTGGTTCAGTTTCAAACGCCTCCTCCTTCTTTCGGCTATCGACTCTCAGGTCAGGCGGCTCCGCATTGAGCTGAACGACCCGAATGTGTAACCGTCGGACAAGTAATCGATGCTCAGCTGCACCTCCAAACGGGCGAGCTTGCAGACGTTGTCCAAAAGATTGCGAGCAGCTCGAATATGTATTCTCGGCCCTAGGGCGGGCTATTTTCCATACTGGTGAGTTTCATCCCAAGGACCTGGCCGCACTGATCGCAGCTCCGCTACGCATTGGATGTCTTCAAGCGCGTCTATTTTTAGCAGCTGCCTCTTTAACCTTCCCCCAAATCGGCCATTCGCAGACCTGCACACACTGGACGGGAGCGAGTGCTTCGCTGGGACCATGTCAGCTCCTGCCAAAATCCAAAACCACGCTTCAGTAGCATGACGATGCCTGCCTTGGGCGCGATGCTTCGATGTATTAATGCCCTC from the Stutzerimonas stutzeri genome contains:
- the rimI gene encoding ribosomal protein S18-alanine N-acetyltransferase → MSDAVSFRPMTAADIETVLKIEYAAFSHPWTRGIFTDALSAYECWIMFEGEQQVGHGVINVIIDEAHLLNITVKPQSQGRGLGLRLLEHLMQRAAERGGRECFLEVRASNTSAYRLYERYGFNEVGRRRAYYPSADGREDALVMACTLFD
- a CDS encoding 2-isopropylmalate synthase, with translation MSSNDRVIIFDTTLRDGEQSPGASMTGEEKLRIAKALERLKVDVIEAGFAIASPGDFAAVKAVADHIKDSTVCSLARAVDADIERAAEALAGANSGRIHTFIATSPIHMQYKLRMQPDQVIEQAVRAVTKARNLCADVEFSCEDAGRSEIDFLCRIIEAAIDAGARTINIPDTVGYAIPHQYGAMIGTLLERIPNADKAVFSVHCHNDLGLAVANSLAAVVAGARQVECTINGLGERAGNAALEEIVMAIKTRQDLLDVHTRIETEHILSASRLVSGITGFPVQPNKAIVGANAFAHESGIHQDGVLKHRETYEIMSAQSVGWNANRMVMGKHSGRAAFRSRLDELGIVLQGEGELNAAFARFKELADKKHEIFDEDLQALVSDTLAEDMQEHFKLVTLEVASKTGEVPDAKLVLNVDGNEQVASGQGSGPVDATFKAIESVANSGATLQLYSVNAITKGTDSQGEVTVRLEKGGRIVNGNGADTDIVVASAKAYLNALNLMQVGAKAHPQVAGV
- the mksB gene encoding Mks condensin complex protein MksB; translation: MIEPKRVLRALAEHWTLLEPLCERFDAGTLSLIELRHQLAAQLPEGTPTDITALLDQWIRLDILVPVAKSPNRFELNAQIHDFLAYLRREHRLGLCLEIEAYLRHLERLAGHIQDAFEIRDGQDLARQLRLLDMRVRDVLKKLANDEQALIGVADRAKTSDRQIPLRQRYAEVLATWDEYVEPMIQLVAADGAFEQGVYRVEQVLMKLLGEQQRLGQLVDDDLLLRTHARILEMQSTAQLTLRHARELLLPLREEARRHNAVTRGAALALSAIRKKGLDAVPQASLPLFTRPQSTFLGTASQVEAYVYALARFEPKPAQFPRGASKRKTDAPRSPLTAREMLDRCEQALPLPDLMQWLLEQEPEGATDELLYWFSRLSRDARFQRDRLERREYLTREHQVSLSSFALLAPQDG
- the mksE gene encoding Mks condensin complex protein MksE; protein product: MNIDLKEMTQLAPIFRELFKGYHLSRSEPECYSQLSNMQDPYRALFKALGYELVCDPRGFYYFVPEQMGAQVNKTAQRLALFTFILVEHLADQGRDPLAVLDGGTLGRDELPALLDKYRDLLLQAEVTTQDELEEKIIRRLTQLGFAEDSNGIYRFLPPMHRFLDVCLSVQQDRDLAASLHSTDLSLPAPQLIADEEEDEIIILDHPEDESEEEALARAIAAEKELEA
- the mksF gene encoding Mks condensin complex protein MksF, encoding MSQERYGIRRFALLNTAGYSLGIFPLETPLSVYGANNLGKSASINALQFPILARMSDMSFGKYSLEQSRKFYFASDTSYILVEVALPHGPHVIGVSGRGPGGGFGHQFFVYQGSLDLDHYQQNGTCLRQRELFANLERAGIKAYEAKPDELRRLLVGGHTAIPLDMTLIPLRSTSEQSLKTFRALFINLLHMREITAAKLKQLFLDAFEHSLRSGSVDYIAATEEAFRDVRRMEQDYQALVAAGPLVEALAAGVAQRELLRGKLHRLSPLLDSLLGSWQDYAGARKEELVIQAEHYRREQDGLQNEQRGGTAELMRLEREISEIQRWLGELAVLKNRFALVDDAHVLEQQLLAAKDAHDELAGALSQSRQFSSEDLDERLRDLEKRLKSVRQQLDHADNNSYSRLREEFSQPDVDRLMRLFNGQLFSLPLSEKGITVDDADSWVKSLEAVLDGFKGERFEAPGLSIDLSHIEPPALQALADRAALRDQKDRLERELKQLKAQHSVAIDRAASKAQAEHLYQQVLDAQKALEDFRRCQTLSAEEENKLEQLAQAEAAQDELKRTSDAFTERVQHLSAKLQLVGRQLADLEAKERTLEDALRRRQLLPADLPFGTPFMDPVDDSLDNLQPLLNDYQDSWQALQRVDGQIEALYAQVRLKGVAKFDSEEDPERRLQLLVNAYAHRQDEALTLAKARRAAVTDIARTLRNIRSDYDSLEHQLALFNREINKRQVSNLESFRIVLAPNKDALKHIDQIIHSAGQYEQGETLSVFDLQQNSEQDSKNEEAKEYLARLVAANNNQLGLRDLFELAFEITKVGSQPVIHTDIDGAASNGTTMTIKALTNMYLLLHLMDREQAGRIRLPYYLDEAADIDERNQQALIETSLQLGFVPILASVKPQVSAHVAIDLEGGSSPSGIYIDEADWKFIKRREQAEPSNVAGDQRRVEDAELVS